In Pseudovibrio brasiliensis, the following are encoded in one genomic region:
- a CDS encoding MarR family winged helix-turn-helix transcriptional regulator: MTASQEMLKANNATDDKSRVRLWLRLLRASRAIESELRERLRTTYNVTLPRFDVMAALYREPEGMLMSQLSKYLMVSNGNVTGLIDRLTTDGLVQRTLRDGDRRTSVVLLTKAGRENFEQMAASHREWINELLSHFSPEEAETLAETLKVFASDWEGEAR; encoded by the coding sequence ATGACAGCCTCTCAGGAAATGCTCAAAGCCAACAACGCTACCGATGACAAATCCCGTGTTCGCCTCTGGCTGAGACTCCTTCGCGCCTCTCGCGCAATTGAAAGCGAACTGCGGGAACGGCTGCGCACCACATATAACGTAACTCTGCCGCGCTTTGATGTGATGGCAGCACTGTACCGGGAGCCAGAGGGCATGCTCATGTCCCAGCTCTCAAAATACCTGATGGTATCCAACGGCAACGTCACTGGCCTCATTGATCGCCTGACCACGGACGGACTGGTCCAGCGCACATTGAGAGACGGCGACCGCAGAACCTCTGTTGTTCTGCTCACCAAAGCTGGCAGAGAAAATTTCGAGCAAATGGCCGCCAGTCATCGTGAATGGATAAACGAGCTTCTCTCGCACTTTTCTCCGGAAGAAGCCGAAACACTTGCCGAGACCCTGAAGGTATTCGCCAGCGATTGGGAGGGGGAGGCCCGATAA
- a CDS encoding ABC transporter ATP-binding protein, with protein sequence MTKPVLEVKGLHKNFGALQATKNVSLDLKPNEIHALIGPNGAGKSTLIGQIAGWITPDAGSIYLDGEDVTTETVASRSRKGLGRSFQVSSLAMEVSARRNVMLSVQASQGSSFRFWKQTKSDQELRETAGNWLKKVGLGGREDIAVSELSHGERRQVEVACALALKPKALLLDEPMAGLGPTGSVQLTEFLEEIRPEIPILLIEHDMDAVFRLADRITVLVGGAAILSGSVDEIRASALVREAYLGEEA encoded by the coding sequence ATGACTAAACCAGTTCTTGAAGTCAAAGGCCTGCACAAAAACTTTGGCGCTCTTCAGGCCACAAAAAACGTCAGTCTGGACCTGAAACCCAATGAGATTCATGCCCTTATCGGCCCCAATGGTGCGGGTAAGTCAACACTCATCGGACAGATTGCAGGCTGGATCACACCAGACGCTGGCAGCATCTATCTGGATGGAGAAGACGTCACCACTGAGACAGTCGCCAGCCGTTCCCGCAAGGGGTTGGGCCGAAGCTTTCAAGTCTCTTCACTGGCAATGGAAGTGAGTGCACGCCGCAATGTGATGCTCTCTGTTCAGGCCAGTCAGGGCTCCAGCTTCCGCTTCTGGAAGCAAACCAAATCCGATCAGGAACTGCGCGAAACCGCCGGAAACTGGCTGAAAAAGGTCGGCCTTGGCGGACGTGAGGATATCGCGGTCTCCGAACTGTCACACGGCGAGCGTCGCCAGGTGGAAGTGGCTTGCGCTCTGGCTCTGAAGCCCAAAGCACTGCTGCTGGACGAGCCTATGGCAGGTCTCGGCCCAACAGGCTCTGTCCAGCTCACTGAGTTCCTTGAGGAAATTCGTCCTGAAATTCCGATCCTGCTTATTGAACACGACATGGATGCCGTGTTCCGTCTGGCTGACCGCATCACAGTACTGGTAGGTGGTGCAGCCATCTTGTCTGGTTCCGTCGACGAGATCCGTGCCAGTGCGTTGGTCAGAGAAGCCTATCTCGGGGAGGAAGCTTGA
- a CDS encoding branched-chain amino acid ABC transporter permease has translation MQQTDTAPQSVTMPKLNRETIVNIAVMAILLALPLWASSIGEDYYVNLASLITIFAIAGVGLNFAIGQGGMVSFGHAAFFGIGGYTTGIAAFHSFEETLFMAMPFAISGTNQMLIIWIVAMVLCGLAALAIGAISLRTEGVYFIMITLAFAQMIYYFAISWPTYGGEDGLSIYLRNELPLVDAESALTFFLVCFILLLGAIFVSARLSGSRFGAALGTARMNETRLATSGIDPFPIKLTGFVISAMITGLAGALFAELNGFVGPSMLSWHRSGEIMVFVILGGVGRLYGPVIGAALFVLLETYIGEWTEHWQLLLGFALLGVVLFARGGVMGLIAGRARHD, from the coding sequence ATGCAGCAAACTGATACAGCTCCGCAATCTGTCACCATGCCCAAACTCAACCGCGAAACCATCGTCAACATCGCCGTTATGGCAATCCTGCTGGCGCTACCACTCTGGGCATCGTCCATTGGCGAGGACTACTACGTCAATCTGGCAAGCTTGATTACGATCTTCGCGATCGCTGGCGTAGGTCTCAACTTTGCCATCGGGCAGGGTGGCATGGTCAGCTTTGGCCATGCAGCCTTCTTTGGTATTGGCGGCTACACCACTGGCATTGCAGCCTTTCACAGCTTTGAAGAAACACTCTTCATGGCCATGCCTTTCGCCATTTCCGGCACCAATCAGATGCTCATCATCTGGATTGTCGCTATGGTGCTCTGCGGCCTTGCAGCGCTTGCTATCGGCGCAATTTCCCTGCGTACTGAAGGCGTTTACTTCATCATGATCACCCTGGCCTTTGCCCAGATGATCTACTACTTCGCCATTTCCTGGCCGACCTACGGCGGTGAAGATGGCCTTTCCATCTACTTGCGCAACGAACTGCCATTGGTAGATGCTGAAAGTGCTCTTACATTCTTCCTCGTCTGCTTCATCCTGCTACTTGGCGCCATCTTCGTCTCCGCACGCTTGTCCGGCTCCCGTTTCGGGGCAGCACTCGGCACTGCTCGTATGAACGAGACACGACTGGCAACCTCGGGTATTGACCCGTTCCCGATCAAACTCACCGGTTTTGTCATCTCCGCAATGATCACCGGCCTTGCCGGAGCTCTGTTTGCCGAGCTGAACGGCTTTGTAGGCCCCTCAATGCTCTCCTGGCACCGTTCTGGTGAGATTATGGTGTTCGTCATCCTCGGCGGCGTAGGACGTCTCTATGGCCCTGTCATCGGCGCTGCGCTGTTCGTGCTGCTGGAAACCTACATCGGCGAATGGACAGAACACTGGCAGCTGCTGCTCGGCTTCGCATTGCTGGGTGTCGTTCTCTTCGCCCGAGGCGGTGTGATGGGCTTGATCGCTGGGAGGGCACGCCATGACTAA
- a CDS encoding AMP-binding protein, with protein sequence MLGPSAHKDTFTRDRLPPVDQQPVFQLEGFEYPDYINAAVELTDKMVERGFGDNIALIGNGRKRTYKELADWTSRIARALQEDYGVEPGNRVLIRSANNPAMVACWLAATKAGAVVVNTMPMLRAGELSQIVDKAEIKLAMCDLRLMEEMELCLKQNDHLAKIVSFDGTANFAGELDKVALSKPVQFDAVKTGRDDVCLLGFTSGTTGQPKATMHFHRDLLIIADAYAREVLDVQPTDVFVGSPPLAFTFGLGGLAIFPLRFGATATLLETAGPKQLIEIIETYKATISFTAPTAYRAMMAAMEEGADLSSLRIAVSAGETLPAPVFEQWKSKTGIPMLDGIGATEMLHIFISNHLEDAKPATTGRVIKGYSAKVVDEEMKEVPRSTVGKLAVRGPTGCRYMQDDRQQKYVRDGWNLTGDAFYQDEKGYFHFAARADDMIITSGYNVAGPEVEAALLSSPEVSECAVIGVPDEDRGQIVEAHVVLVEDHPQDAEVIKRLQDYVKSTIAPYKYPRSLKLVDSLPKTATGKIQRFRLKEQLVEDKSGELI encoded by the coding sequence ATGCTGGGACCAAGCGCACACAAGGACACCTTCACAAGGGACAGGCTGCCACCAGTTGATCAGCAGCCAGTTTTTCAGCTGGAGGGGTTTGAGTACCCAGACTACATCAACGCCGCAGTAGAGCTGACCGACAAAATGGTCGAGCGCGGATTTGGTGACAACATTGCTCTCATCGGCAATGGCAGGAAACGCACTTATAAGGAGCTTGCGGACTGGACGAGCCGCATCGCCCGCGCCCTGCAGGAGGATTACGGAGTAGAACCGGGCAACCGCGTTCTCATCCGCTCGGCCAACAACCCGGCCATGGTAGCGTGTTGGCTTGCTGCCACAAAAGCAGGCGCAGTGGTGGTCAATACCATGCCCATGCTGCGTGCTGGCGAACTGAGCCAGATCGTTGATAAGGCCGAAATCAAACTCGCCATGTGCGATCTGCGTCTTATGGAAGAGATGGAACTCTGCCTTAAGCAGAACGACCACCTAGCCAAGATCGTCAGCTTCGATGGCACTGCCAACTTCGCTGGAGAGCTGGACAAGGTTGCTCTGTCAAAACCAGTGCAGTTTGACGCCGTTAAAACAGGTAGGGACGATGTCTGCCTCCTGGGCTTTACATCCGGTACCACCGGCCAGCCCAAGGCAACCATGCACTTCCATCGCGATCTGCTGATCATCGCAGATGCCTACGCGAGAGAAGTGTTGGACGTGCAGCCAACAGACGTTTTCGTCGGCAGCCCGCCTCTGGCCTTCACGTTCGGCCTCGGTGGTTTGGCGATCTTCCCGCTGCGCTTTGGTGCAACTGCAACCCTGTTGGAAACGGCTGGCCCGAAGCAGCTCATTGAAATCATTGAGACCTACAAGGCGACTATTTCCTTCACGGCTCCAACAGCTTACCGCGCCATGATGGCCGCGATGGAGGAGGGTGCGGATCTATCCTCACTTCGCATCGCAGTTTCAGCGGGTGAAACGCTGCCAGCACCTGTTTTCGAGCAGTGGAAGTCTAAAACCGGCATTCCAATGCTGGACGGAATTGGCGCAACGGAAATGTTGCACATCTTTATTTCCAATCACTTGGAAGACGCCAAGCCGGCCACCACAGGCCGCGTGATTAAAGGCTACTCCGCAAAGGTGGTAGATGAAGAGATGAAGGAGGTTCCACGCAGCACAGTTGGCAAACTGGCTGTAAGAGGACCAACAGGCTGCCGGTACATGCAGGATGACCGTCAGCAGAAGTATGTGCGTGACGGCTGGAATTTGACAGGAGATGCCTTTTATCAGGACGAAAAAGGCTACTTCCACTTCGCAGCCCGCGCAGACGACATGATCATCACGTCCGGTTACAACGTTGCCGGGCCTGAGGTCGAGGCTGCTTTGCTAAGCAGCCCGGAAGTGTCTGAGTGTGCAGTTATAGGCGTGCCTGATGAGGACCGGGGACAGATTGTCGAAGCACATGTGGTGCTGGTGGAGGACCACCCACAAGATGCAGAAGTCATCAAACGTCTTCAGGACTATGTAAAATCTACTATAGCGCCTTATAAATACCCTCGTTCACTTAAACTGGTAGATTCGCTACCAAAAACCGCGACTGGGAAAATTCAAAGATTCCGCCTGAAGGAACAGCTGGTCGAGGATAAATCAGGGGAACTTATATGA
- a CDS encoding acyl-CoA dehydrogenase family protein has product MADTTFLTWPFFEEKHRELAEAIETWCCENLPADHSDTDAACIKLVNDLGTAGFLKLTAVDPADPKPLDVRSLCIMRETLARHDGLGDFAFAMQGLGTGAISLFGTPEQQQWLNKTRVGQTLSAFALTEPDSGSDVANIELSAIRDGDDYVLNGEKTWISNGGIAGLYVVFARTGEAPGAKGISAFIVPADTPGLTIEERLDVMAPHPLARLGFKQLRIPAANRIGGAGEGFKISMSVLDVFRCTVGAAALGFARRALEEAVARATTRKLGDGVLADMQMVQGHLAEMAIDIDASALLIYRAAWTKDMGAARVSREAAMAKQFATDQAQQIIDKAVQIHGGEGVRSGNTVEKLYREIRALRIYEGASDVQKIIVARQLLSQEGRNAGTKRTQGHLHKGQAATS; this is encoded by the coding sequence ATGGCTGACACCACCTTCCTCACATGGCCGTTCTTTGAAGAAAAACACCGAGAGCTGGCCGAAGCTATTGAAACCTGGTGCTGCGAGAACCTTCCCGCAGACCACTCTGACACGGATGCTGCCTGTATCAAGCTCGTAAATGACCTTGGTACCGCTGGCTTCCTCAAGCTCACTGCCGTTGATCCAGCAGATCCCAAACCGCTGGATGTCCGCAGCCTGTGCATCATGCGCGAAACTCTGGCCCGTCACGACGGACTGGGAGACTTCGCCTTTGCCATGCAGGGCCTTGGAACAGGCGCGATCAGTCTGTTTGGTACCCCGGAGCAGCAGCAGTGGCTCAACAAGACCAGAGTAGGTCAGACACTTTCTGCATTTGCACTCACAGAACCAGACTCTGGCTCTGATGTTGCAAACATAGAGTTATCAGCCATCCGCGATGGCGATGATTATGTGCTCAACGGTGAAAAGACCTGGATTTCCAACGGTGGTATTGCTGGCCTTTACGTTGTCTTCGCAAGGACGGGCGAAGCACCGGGCGCCAAAGGCATCAGCGCCTTCATCGTGCCAGCTGATACACCGGGCCTAACCATTGAAGAACGGCTCGACGTGATGGCACCACATCCACTGGCACGGTTGGGCTTTAAGCAACTGCGCATTCCTGCTGCGAACCGCATTGGAGGAGCTGGAGAGGGCTTCAAGATTTCAATGTCGGTTCTGGATGTCTTCCGCTGCACAGTTGGCGCTGCCGCTTTAGGCTTTGCCCGCCGTGCATTGGAAGAAGCTGTTGCCCGAGCAACAACCCGCAAGCTGGGGGATGGCGTTCTGGCAGACATGCAAATGGTGCAGGGTCATCTGGCAGAAATGGCAATCGACATTGATGCCTCTGCACTCCTGATCTACCGCGCGGCCTGGACGAAAGACATGGGCGCTGCACGGGTTTCCCGCGAAGCGGCCATGGCAAAGCAGTTCGCAACAGATCAGGCACAACAAATTATTGATAAGGCAGTGCAAATCCACGGAGGCGAGGGCGTCCGTTCGGGCAATACAGTCGAAAAACTTTATCGCGAAATCAGAGCCCTTCGCATTTACGAAGGCGCATCCGATGTTCAAAAAATAATAGTAGCAAGGCAATTGCTTTCTCAGGAGGGGAGAAATGCTGGGACCAAGCGCACACAAGGACACCTTCACAAGGGACAGGCTGCCACCAGTTGA
- a CDS encoding ABC transporter ATP-binding protein produces MLLEVKGLEAHYGAAQALFGVNLTVNEGEMVAMLGRNGMGKSTTISSICQMVTPTKGSIEFRGQSLNRMSSHKAARLGLGLVPEGRRCFPNLSVLENLTAAARKGEWTLDRVYDLFPRLKERKNQSANTLSGGEQQMLAISRALMTNPKLLMLDEATEGLAPVVRGEIWQAIAKLKKEGLSILIVDKTLKELLPLADQAVILEKGESVWAGRPDTLTEEMKDRYLGL; encoded by the coding sequence ATGCTGTTGGAAGTCAAAGGCTTGGAAGCCCATTATGGTGCAGCACAAGCGCTATTCGGCGTAAACCTCACCGTCAACGAAGGCGAGATGGTGGCGATGCTCGGCCGAAACGGCATGGGTAAGTCGACCACAATCAGCTCGATTTGTCAGATGGTTACACCAACTAAGGGCTCCATCGAGTTCCGGGGCCAAAGCCTAAACCGCATGTCCAGCCATAAAGCTGCGCGATTGGGGCTGGGACTGGTGCCGGAAGGGCGCCGCTGCTTCCCGAACCTGTCCGTTCTGGAAAATCTCACGGCCGCTGCGCGTAAAGGCGAGTGGACGCTAGACCGCGTTTACGACCTGTTTCCGCGGCTCAAGGAGAGGAAAAACCAAAGCGCCAACACGCTTTCTGGCGGAGAGCAGCAGATGCTCGCTATCTCCAGAGCCCTGATGACAAACCCGAAATTGCTGATGCTTGATGAAGCAACGGAAGGTCTGGCGCCGGTGGTTCGCGGGGAAATCTGGCAGGCTATTGCCAAGTTGAAGAAGGAAGGACTGTCCATCCTCATCGTTGATAAGACCTTGAAGGAACTCCTGCCGCTAGCGGACCAGGCCGTCATTTTGGAAAAAGGCGAGTCCGTCTGGGCGGGACGTCCGGATACGCTCACCGAGGAAATGAAGGACAGATACCTTGGTCTTTGA
- a CDS encoding SDR family NAD(P)-dependent oxidoreductase, with protein sequence MEKHAVITGGGTGVGAEIARHLAGAGVKVTIAGRRHEPLDLVASDNSRIKAVTADITDEVSVAQMFEKAVEANGPVNIVIANAGAAESAPFGKIDRDCFQRMLDINLTGTFLTFQKGLEHLKGQEYGRLIAIASTAGLRGYSYVSHYAAAKHGVVGMVRSLALELASKPFTVNAVCPGFTETPMLQRSIENIMQKTGMNEEQARAALYKDNPQQRFIQPDEVAATVAWLISEGARSVTGQSISISGGETQ encoded by the coding sequence TTGGAAAAGCATGCAGTCATAACAGGTGGCGGGACCGGGGTTGGGGCCGAAATTGCCCGCCACCTCGCGGGGGCCGGAGTAAAAGTCACCATTGCAGGACGCAGACACGAACCGCTTGATCTGGTCGCAAGCGACAACAGCCGCATTAAGGCAGTGACAGCAGACATCACAGATGAGGTGTCCGTCGCCCAAATGTTCGAAAAGGCTGTTGAGGCAAACGGTCCAGTCAACATCGTGATTGCTAATGCGGGCGCAGCTGAATCTGCACCATTTGGCAAGATTGACCGGGACTGCTTCCAACGCATGCTCGACATCAACCTGACAGGTACGTTTCTGACCTTCCAGAAGGGGCTGGAGCACCTGAAAGGACAGGAATACGGGCGCTTGATAGCAATCGCTTCAACAGCAGGCCTACGCGGTTACTCCTATGTCTCACACTATGCAGCCGCAAAGCATGGGGTCGTCGGCATGGTCAGATCACTTGCTCTTGAACTTGCCAGCAAGCCTTTTACGGTCAATGCTGTGTGTCCTGGATTCACAGAGACCCCAATGTTGCAACGCTCAATTGAAAACATCATGCAGAAAACCGGAATGAACGAAGAGCAGGCCCGTGCTGCGCTCTATAAGGACAACCCACAGCAGCGTTTTATCCAGCCGGATGAAGTCGCCGCAACGGTTGCTTGGCTCATCAGCGAGGGCGCCCGTTCAGTCACCGGACAGTCCATTTCGATATCAGGAGGCGAGACCCAATGA
- a CDS encoding acyl-CoA thioesterase, whose protein sequence is MVFERTIKVAFQHCDPAGIVFYPRYYEMINQVTEEWFEQSLGTSFVDIHINQGDAVPTAKIETEFKKPSKLGDTLLFTLQVTKLGRSSVHLKFTVTCEDELRLTSRSVIVYVKGEDKKPVSWPQTIRKQMEFFLKEEGPS, encoded by the coding sequence TTGGTCTTTGAACGCACGATAAAAGTGGCATTCCAGCATTGCGATCCGGCTGGAATTGTCTTCTATCCCCGCTACTACGAGATGATCAATCAGGTCACCGAGGAGTGGTTCGAGCAATCGCTCGGGACGTCGTTCGTAGACATTCATATAAATCAAGGGGATGCAGTCCCCACCGCAAAAATCGAAACAGAGTTCAAGAAGCCGAGCAAGCTTGGCGACACACTCTTATTCACGCTTCAGGTGACAAAGCTGGGTCGTTCCAGCGTCCACCTGAAGTTCACGGTGACATGCGAGGACGAGCTTCGTCTCACCAGCCGCTCGGTTATTGTCTACGTCAAAGGCGAGGACAAGAAGCCGGTGAGTTGGCCGCAAACCATTAGAAAACAAATGGAATTTTTCCTGAAGGAAGAGGGACCTTCATGA
- a CDS encoding branched-chain amino acid ABC transporter permease, giving the protein MTAALIFEQILNGLQFGLTLFLMAAGLTLVFGVMGLINLAHGSLYMIGAFCCAWITQQTGSFWLGLGGGALGAAAAGALIEMLVIRRLYDRDHLDQVLATFALILIFSEGTRMVFGSMPLYLNIPEALSGTVALPGVEAYPLYRLFIILAALAVAVLLYMLISKTRLGMRIRAGESDREMIAALGVDIKTLYTIVFALGAAIAGLSGALVGALRSVQVGMGEPVLILAFVVIVIGGIGSIKGALIGSILIGLVDTLGRIFLPVILKFFMENASANSVGAALSSMLIYLMMAGILAVKPKGLFNAAN; this is encoded by the coding sequence ATGACGGCAGCTTTGATTTTTGAGCAGATATTGAACGGGCTGCAATTCGGTCTCACTTTGTTTCTGATGGCAGCTGGCCTCACGCTGGTATTCGGCGTGATGGGCCTGATCAACCTTGCTCATGGCTCGCTTTACATGATCGGTGCCTTTTGTTGCGCTTGGATCACTCAGCAGACCGGCTCTTTCTGGCTTGGTCTGGGCGGTGGTGCCCTTGGAGCAGCAGCAGCAGGCGCTCTCATCGAAATGCTTGTCATCCGCAGGCTTTATGACCGCGATCACCTGGATCAGGTGCTGGCAACTTTCGCGCTCATTCTCATTTTCTCCGAAGGCACTCGCATGGTGTTCGGCTCCATGCCGCTTTACCTCAACATCCCTGAGGCATTGAGCGGAACCGTAGCCTTGCCGGGCGTAGAAGCCTATCCACTCTACCGTCTGTTTATCATCCTGGCAGCACTGGCCGTTGCTGTGCTCCTCTACATGCTCATTTCCAAAACTCGCCTTGGCATGCGGATCCGCGCCGGTGAAAGCGACCGCGAGATGATCGCTGCCTTAGGTGTTGATATCAAAACGCTTTACACCATTGTTTTCGCATTGGGCGCGGCCATTGCAGGCCTGTCCGGAGCCTTGGTTGGTGCGCTGCGCTCCGTGCAGGTCGGCATGGGAGAACCTGTACTCATTCTCGCCTTTGTGGTCATCGTGATTGGCGGCATAGGATCCATCAAGGGTGCCCTTATCGGATCCATCCTGATTGGGCTGGTGGATACACTGGGACGTATTTTCCTGCCCGTTATCCTGAAGTTCTTCATGGAAAACGCCAGCGCGAACAGCGTTGGAGCAGCTCTGTCTTCCATGCTCATCTACCTGATGATGGCGGGCATTCTGGCAGTAAAACCAAAGGGGCTCTTCAATGCAGCAAACTGA
- a CDS encoding enoyl-CoA hydratase family protein produces the protein MLTTYKMADLQPKHFLWRMEGDVAVIQLDRPDRKNPLTFESYAELRDTFRDLVYADDVNAVVIASNEGNYCSGGDVHDIIGPLVSMDMKDLLKFTRMTGDLVKAMINCTKPIISAVDGISVGAGAIMAMASDLRIGTPDAKTAFLFTRVGLAGCDMGACAILPRIIGQGRAAELLYTGRSMSAEEGYTWGYFNSMSTSEALEADAIRMAQRITAGPNFAHGITKTQLNQEWNMGLDQAIEAEAQAQAICMQTKDFETAYKAFIAKEKPVFEGA, from the coding sequence ATGCTAACAACCTACAAAATGGCGGATCTGCAGCCAAAGCATTTCCTCTGGCGTATGGAGGGCGACGTCGCAGTCATCCAGCTTGACCGCCCGGACCGCAAAAACCCACTGACTTTTGAGAGTTATGCCGAACTGCGCGATACATTCCGAGATCTGGTTTATGCCGATGACGTCAACGCAGTGGTAATCGCCTCCAATGAGGGCAACTACTGCTCGGGTGGCGATGTGCATGACATCATTGGTCCTCTTGTCTCCATGGACATGAAAGATCTGCTTAAGTTCACCCGCATGACCGGTGATCTGGTCAAAGCCATGATCAACTGCACCAAGCCGATCATATCAGCGGTAGACGGCATCAGCGTGGGCGCTGGCGCAATCATGGCAATGGCATCCGATCTGCGCATTGGTACACCTGACGCCAAAACCGCATTCCTGTTCACCCGCGTCGGCCTTGCAGGCTGTGATATGGGCGCATGCGCCATTCTTCCGCGCATCATCGGGCAGGGCCGTGCAGCTGAGCTGCTCTACACAGGTCGTTCCATGAGCGCAGAAGAAGGCTACACTTGGGGCTACTTCAACTCCATGTCCACCTCTGAAGCCTTGGAAGCCGATGCCATTCGCATGGCGCAGCGCATCACGGCAGGTCCAAACTTCGCCCATGGCATCACCAAGACTCAGCTCAATCAGGAATGGAACATGGGTCTGGATCAGGCCATTGAGGCTGAAGCGCAGGCACAAGCCATCTGCATGCAGACCAAAGATTTTGAAACTGCCTACAAGGCTTTCATAGCAAAAGAAAAACCGGTTTTCGAGGGAGCGTAA
- a CDS encoding ABC transporter substrate-binding protein has protein sequence MKKLVSAGVAALLCCTAGVAQAEVKIGMITTLSGGGSTLGIDVRDGFELALKQAGASDVKLLVEDDARKPDVAKKLADKFIQKDKVDILTGIIWSNLAMAVVPAATRKGTLYVSPNAGPSALAGKACHENYFNVAWQNDNLHEAMGSHANKAGYKKTFILAPNYPAGTDALKGFKRMYQGELAGELFTKLGQDDYAAEIAQIRASGADSVFFFLPGGMGIAFMKQYAQSGVDVPVMGPAFSFSQDILPAIGDAALGVANSSQWGKDIESEVNAKFVKGFKEAYGRLPSLYASQGYDAANLILSAMAKADVSDKDEFRAALKEADFASVRGDFKFGNNNHPIQDIYVREVIKEDGQITNKIVGVAIKGHQDAYASKCRMK, from the coding sequence ATGAAAAAACTCGTTTCAGCCGGAGTAGCCGCCCTTCTGTGTTGTACAGCTGGCGTGGCGCAAGCCGAAGTCAAAATCGGCATGATCACCACCTTGTCAGGCGGTGGCTCCACACTCGGTATCGACGTCCGCGATGGCTTTGAGCTCGCTCTCAAACAGGCAGGCGCTTCCGATGTTAAGCTGCTGGTAGAAGATGACGCCCGCAAGCCGGACGTTGCCAAGAAACTAGCAGACAAATTCATTCAAAAAGACAAGGTTGATATCCTCACAGGTATCATCTGGTCCAACCTGGCGATGGCGGTTGTTCCTGCGGCAACACGCAAAGGCACCCTTTACGTCAGCCCGAATGCGGGACCATCTGCGCTGGCAGGTAAAGCTTGCCACGAAAACTACTTCAATGTGGCGTGGCAGAACGACAACCTCCACGAGGCAATGGGATCTCATGCCAACAAAGCTGGCTACAAAAAGACCTTCATTCTGGCGCCAAACTACCCAGCAGGTACGGACGCCCTGAAGGGCTTCAAGCGTATGTACCAGGGTGAGCTGGCAGGTGAACTCTTCACCAAGCTCGGTCAGGACGACTACGCTGCAGAAATCGCACAGATCCGCGCTTCTGGCGCTGATAGCGTGTTCTTCTTCCTGCCAGGCGGAATGGGCATCGCGTTCATGAAGCAGTACGCCCAGTCCGGCGTTGACGTGCCTGTCATGGGTCCGGCCTTCTCCTTCTCACAGGACATTTTGCCTGCGATCGGCGATGCAGCCCTTGGCGTAGCAAATTCCTCGCAGTGGGGTAAGGACATCGAGAGCGAAGTAAACGCTAAGTTTGTCAAAGGCTTTAAGGAAGCTTATGGCCGCTTACCGTCTCTTTACGCATCTCAGGGCTACGATGCAGCAAACCTGATCCTGTCCGCAATGGCAAAAGCTGATGTGAGCGACAAGGACGAATTCCGCGCAGCACTGAAAGAGGCAGATTTTGCTTCCGTGCGTGGTGACTTCAAGTTCGGCAACAACAACCACCCAATTCAGGACATCTACGTCCGTGAGGTGATTAAAGAAGATGGCCAGATCACCAACAAAATCGTTGGTGTCGCAATCAAAGGCCATCAGGATGCTTACGCATCCAAGTGCCGCATGAAGTAA